attcgtctcatataattttacaatacaatGGATGGGAGCAAGCATAAGGGTCACCCTAGTGTTTACATACAAGTTTTgatcaaatttaacaaaaggtgtggtttttaatcagtttcgtatagaatgaaattttcacGAATACTCGAATTTTTTTAGGGATagcttcaataaaattattttcaagtaattaatgaaaaaaatttaaataaatttaaattagtctCATAATAACAGGGTGTCACAAAAGctcttttacattaaattaaattttaactgtaaattataaatgcagGATTTCGTTAAACCAGGACTCATAAGTAcgtacaatgaaaaaaaaagtatttttaagtaaaataatcatGGAAAAAGcgaatgtattaatttattaaaaaataaataaaataattaggttCTATATCAAGGAGAATTGAAGCATCAGCGAGCttgaatttgtcattattttaaaaccatttcctCCATAACAGTGTTTTTTCGATACTTCTAGAACAAATattaacaaactaaaaataatcacttttgatttatatttatttatgtaagtaCGTATATAAGCAAAATAAGCATAACTATGAACTCATCGATATTGATTAGTGACACTTTTTTCCAGCAAAAAAAGATTAACATTCAAATGATTGCAACAAAttactttttcgaaatttatcgCCCCCTCAGCAAACACATAATGATTGAGGGGGCGATTAAAATGTTGAGCTGATCACTCTGGGCTATTTTATCCCACACTCGCTCTCTTCTAGATACACAAGACACCTACGCTTAAACAACTTGATTTCAAgctaatattgaaaatatctttggaaaaaaaaaacacagaaagattaaaattaaaaattgcttccaCCCACGacataaaacaaatatgaagcatttattcttaataccctttttaaacgaattttaaacgcattaaaatagtttaaagtttcactttttcctacagcaattttatatatttttaaaattttagcagttaaaaataaacttttctcgAGGGGGTGAAAatgattacataaataattattcttaaataaaagcaacTCTTACGAACGCCAACGATCATTTGAGGACAACAATAAGGGTAGAAAAAGCATAAACAAAATCacatattcatataaaatatatgaatttgaGTTTGTCAAgattatttaaacacatttgcaagacataaatttttaaatacactcTATTCTCCACAGTTTTGGGTCaccattcaattttttaataaaaagatgcTTGAAATTGAgcgaatttgaaattaaaatttttgtacttaataaacttaattaaacttaactcgtacttaatacttaaaaaacttttttacttaataacttCAATGTTCTGAATTCTATACCACTTTTATAATAGTTTCAGTATGAATTTCGTCAATTCTTAGTAATTATGTTGACTGGATACTGTTTTCATACTGAAGGATGCAGAATCGAAAGAGGGAGGGGGAAAATTTAccttaagaactttaaaatgtttgacaCTTATATTAGTTTTTCGTAACAAACTTGTGAGCTTTTCAGAAATATAAGAACAATTGATTGAAcattagagagattttgcaaagCTTTACGGTTTCTTTAACTCTAACGCTTATTTGGAATTTAAAGCACATGCGCGAAAATTTCTTTGCCATTTTCTATATTGTAAGCGGTAGAAAATGAAGTTTGCGTTATGTTTCACATAAGACTATCATTACGAAAAATCTTTGCATTATCTTCAacgtaaaacattaaaaagagcatcttaatgtattttcaagccagtttatcttaaaatggcttatcttaaaaaaaagcaattaaaggtGACTAGTTAACGGTGAAATTCACAAATTCGTCATTCCATGCGATAATAATGCGATgtcgtaaattatttatttatttatctgtaacagtattttaaaaagaattaacaaaagatttaaaagagaaaagtcaaagtttttgcagtaaaaaccaacaaaatttcgttaaaaaaaaaaaaaaaaaaaggaaataaatattttttactgttttttccattttaaaaattaatttaaggggAAAATAAGGAACGAcctagtaaaactttttttgaatgaaaataataggatttattattaaaagtaagcaGATTAtcgagagagaaaaataataactcaaaatgaaaattaaaacggACTTAAAGAAAGCAACGAACTTAGTTGGCAAACCTAGAGAACAAAATTGGATTAACCAACAACTCGTTGCATAACtctcactgaaaaaaaaatgagaaaaaaaagagagattagttcgtaaaaacttttttttttctaaatttgtgtaataaaatttctcaacttTATAACACACGTGTCCAGTAACTTAGATGCAAAGTTCTTTACACAAAACTGCATATGAAATGGACAATCGGTTAGAGACTTTAAGAATAAAACCATTTACATGAATGATAATTATATAGTTAGGGggcgaaatttttaattgctacaACACATGTtagagttaataaatttaatttacatgtgtaataaccaaatattttacaataaattagtttattaaaatttctttattttattttaaataagtcgaaaatatataacaaagaatataaaaaataaaggagtacagcaacaaatattaaaagtaaataaagcagGGAAGAATACAgcactgaataaataaatagaaaaggtAATAACGTTTTGAAACAGGATTTTGGTAAACTCAAATGCAATAAAACCGTAGAACCATTTAAAgaattcgattaaaaataagacgattaaaaaataaagactagCGCATATAGTGAACAAGCAGCATTAACTTTCACTGATTTTATCgaaagtaattttgattttctaaaaacaacatttgaaaataagaattctgtatcatttaatttatctaaatatttttttccctttcactaacttttaattttaaaaaccccgaatcatttttagaaaactctaagaaagaagaaaaatataaattaagaaaaataggataaatacgataaaatcagaaaaaaactttttttccatgTTAAAGAGAGGGGGGAGTAAAAGTTTACAGTTTAgaataaatactgatttttataTACAGTACAACTTCAGTTATTCATCGTGACAGttcaaaaccttttattttatactttcaaaGTAGATTAAATTGATAACGATTAGTACACTTATTTAGTCTTTTCTAAcctactataaaaaaaaaacttctttttctagctcaaatttatattttgtaactacatattatgcaaatatttatattgtataactatttattttttttaatgactaggAAGCTCAACGCCCTGTACACTTCGCTCACCAACCTCGTGGTTGCTCCTCATTcatcatcgtttttttttttttttttaagacgaTAAAAAAGCacattatgtttataaaacaggtatttattataattttatgcaagcacattttattaatatgctaATCGTTATGAAATGAAAGGATACCTAgacttaaaaaatcatgaacagtagttgaaaaaaaaattataattaggaataaaaaatgtgcaaaaaattataagtagtaaaaaaagtaattttacttgtgAATAATCTGTAACCATAATCTTACATTCTATAACAGTTCtcattgaaaacaattattatctatttaaaaatttcgaaataaatttcaagatttatatcgaactatttaaatgttaagatttatatataaacgttaagtattttttatttattcatatttttgttatagaCATTAAGTCAAGACCGagcttataaaattgaaatatcgagtaagataaatttttcgacaacaaagaattattattttttttttaaaaaatgggaaaaaagcgcttaaaattgtaataaatttggaacaaattagaattttcttttttaaaagaaaaaaacaacctCGATaagtttatcattaaaaatggtCCAATTAGCCACgccaaattttaattctatattattGGATTTTACCTGGAAGTAGATTTGCTAACTTTGTTGTTTTTAGTACAAGCTAGTTAGTACAAAAGTCTaatcataaattctttttatttcatggaACTCATGCATTCTGTACACAttttcgtaatttcaagtttctaagtctttTAACTTATACGCGGaagaataagtaaaataaatccaagaaataagaaaaaattgcaacaaaaaaaagcactgaaaattgcattaactttcgaacattttaaattacaatttctaaaaaagctCATGTTAAGTATTCCCACGCCTTGTAAATCAGTCCACAtcctattattaattaatttgagtttattagttaataattttcgaacTAATTTGACATGTTACTAGTCAATTTCGTAAATTACACTTTCATTCACGAAACtgaacattttcatttaaactaatttacaatAAGTTAATGTCAAAATATGCCATCATCTATTTTGTATCCATTATGGGTTACATGAGCATTAAATCACTTTGAATGATTTGTTTAAAGGcgtataattgttatttaaaatttgtaacaaaccAAAAACGTTAAAATTGTAACTTCAATTAAACGTCAAAATTGTAACttcaatttcgttaaaaaaaaatttaaaaaatttttttttacatccatCCGCACACCAACATAggttttagtaataataataaaaatcttctttcattaattctgaaactaaaaataaaacttatcattTCCCGTATTCCTACTAAAATCGGAAGCAATACAAATAAAGTAGTTGAGAACTAGAAAATTCCAAGaactacagaaataaaattgaagaaatttcccAAATTTCTCAGAATCCATATTAATATCCGCTTCAGAATTGCTCGTGAGATTGGCGGGATTGCTCAGAGGATAACACCGTCTCCGGTTATTTTTGGCGACTTTCTAAgacattttacattttgatttaatcGAGTTCAAGAGCCGCTATTCGTTTTAACGCGACATGCTAATGCAATGCAACTCCGAACATCGGAAGGGAAGACAGATTGAGAGCATCCTGCAGAAGATGAGGAAGGATCCCCACATTCTCCCCCCTCTACACCCACCTTCCAGTGTTTCCTCTTGTATTTGAAATTCTCATATTCCCTTTAACTTTGTCGGACTGGAGACAGTGTAGCCACTTTTAAATGACGGGTTGGGCACAGATCTGCGAATTAAGTAACTATTTTTCATGCGgaattgaaatttctaaagcTGCAAAATTGGAAAGGAAATAAAGTATGCTGTTAAGCTTGAAATACTAACTTTCATAATATATATGCGCATAACTTAAGGAAATAGAACAAACGTAAAAGACTTTGGATTTCGCAGTGAGAATtctgtttcatattttcatgaatatcAGGGTAGGCCATTTTGGCATCAGAAATATGATTTTGTCAAAACACCGGCAAAATTAATGAACTGCATAAATACTATTagataatatattattagataGTACTGTTAGATAATATTATAAGTCGTGTTCTTAAagttcgatttctcagaaactatttgaccgattttgccatgtaaatttgcattctttaaaataatttaaaaattgtataccttaaaattcaaaaacttttccccattataaaataataaataattactaaaagttatttttcacttgaaattatctttggataaactaatttaataattgtgcgaaaaaattttaaattcgctAAAAGGTTCTGGAGATATATTGAAATACGCatagagtaaaattaacattaagaggtccaaactttggagagctttcctgatcaaactattgagaccatatttcccagattgaggccactccctatattttgggagtctgAAATCcgattctgttaaaaaaaaagtatgtttgttTAGAGAAAATacgattttgtgtctgattttgtaacttaaaatatcgtctacactaattaattagtatatttgaggccAACCCATCGAACCATCaagtttgagtcctagaatgtgaaggtCCGGTCATTAGATCAAAGGTTATTCAGGGTTGTTTACTTTGCGCacagtatattttttgaaaagtttcttatagggaacaaattaaattaacaacttaataaaaaatactaatatgcTATCTTAATGGTTCCAATGACTTACGAAAGAATAAGTTCTATatgtgaattaaattaaaaatcgaagGCAAAACTGCACTTGTAATAATAAGGAgccaatttttttccctttgctgACATTATCATGGTTAGAAGCCTacgtaatatatattaataatcaataatcgAAGTCAATGCTGTAGATGATTTATTTAGagcttaaactaaaataaaaattatattaaccaccccaagttaaataatttatcttaagcaaagttcaatttttttagtttgtaattttcccattttttaaaataaaacaacaacatttagaaacaaaatcatttatttatcaaagctattatttaaaatatttacatttcttgTGCACAAGTCTAGAGGCTCAACAAAATGGACAGCCGATCGTTTGCTGCTGGATCTGGTCCCTCTCTTCTTCGTTAGATCCATCGGCACTTCACTCCATTCCTGAAGAATCTCACAAGTCTCTGGCGTTGACCGTTCGCATGCATGGCACACCTCTTGTAGCTCTTTAAAGATGACCTCATATTCGTCCGGCACCTGGTCCGAGCTGCCTACCTCCAACTCGAACATCATTTGGTCAAAGAGCTGATTCTCCATGTCTGTCAATATCAGATCCACCAGCAGAGGCATGTCCTCACCAGTGTTTTGGCTAGTCACTGGATCCTAGGAGGGAGGCAGCGGCGTCGGCACGAGAAAGATTTGCTCCGAGCTTGCAAGAGGTTCCACTGGCACGGGTGGAGGAGAAGGTGGTGGACAAGGTGTTTGCAAGGGTTCTGGTGCAGATGAACAAGGTGTTGACATGGACTCTGGTGCAAGCGGACAACTAATTTTCTCCGAGGATGTAGAAGGTTCCATTGGCGTGGGTGCCTCTTGAACAAACACAGGAGGAAGAGGTCGTCGTGGACTGCTTCGTGTCTTTTTAGCAGGAGGCGATGAACAGAATCGCGTCCTTTTCACAGGAGGTGCTTCCTCAAGCATGTGCACTGGCGTGGGTGGAGGGAGTTCATAGCTCTTACGTTTAAAATCACGATGGGCCCGATAATCGTACTCATTTGTCACTTGGCAGCTATCGCCTGTAATGTCCAACGTGAAGGGAGTTTTTTGAACAGTCATGATCACGTACTTCACTCCCTCCGGCACCACATATCTTTTCCAAGGCTGAAAGGCGTAGACGTCATACTTGAATTGGTCTGATGGTATCAAGCTCCTCCTCGCCGTGTAAGGCTCTTTGGCAAGGCTGGAGAGCACGTAGATTTGGAGGGGTGCATCCGACCTCTGGTACACATGCTTTGTCCCTGCACTCACTGTCCTCAGTCGAAAAGTGAATCTAAATTTCACAAtatacagtaataaatttttaaattatgggaGTAAacgcaatctgaaaaatttggCACCAAAAGTTCAGTCATGAAACGGGACATAAGTTTGCACCGcaacttttctttttgaattttttttcttatctctgAAATTAACAATTGGAagatatatataagaaattgcatttttagtaaaacttgttctctaaagataatttcacactaactataattttcaattataacgATATATGTCGTTAATGTACGATAACTTTTATATCAATGATTAATGAGTAACATATCGCACTCATTAATCATGGATATTAAAGTTTGTGTGCCTGACAATTAGAAAAAGCAGTCGCTTAACATCAGGTCCTTGTAATCGATAAGTAGATTATGAGAGGTTGGGTACCAACAGAGGGTAGATGCCCCAAAcgtacataaattatatatttgagtaCCACACTTAAAATTAGATCAgtaaaaatctcaactaattgttctaaatattaaaaaaaaagtcaaattcttaaaagcaaatttttttttgtcgaggcttaaaaaagttaaacaaaagtAGTTGTCAAGTTGAGTTTGTTTTAATTAGCAATTAAACGTGtcaaatactgatttttttttttaacgttatggTCATGCTGCCTTTTCGTTTTTGAGCAGTGTCAttaagctacatttttttttatttttaagtttatgttttgctttaaaattttttgtttgctcTCTTAGATCtgtatattttcttaacttaaagaaatttatagcaGTTTAAGGTTTGTTTCGTTTTGGCGAAAAAACCTTTGCATTTGAAATTCGTTGAATCgcataataataactattaagGGCACAGTTTGATTTTGACGAAGTTGCTCGTTTGGTTTATTATCCATCAAAGAAGCCATTGAGATActtagtatcttttttttaatgctagcATGTATTgcactaaacattttaataaaaaaattcaccacGAAACCATACGAATAAGtaagagacaaaaattaaatccacGTTCACTTGAGCAAAatgagtttattataattacgCTATTGTTTTGATATATGACTCTGTACAATTATAAATCTCAAAATTCTAGAAGCTCTACTTGTTTAAAATGGCGAGCAAGCGGGGCGTCGGTGGCTAGCACgtgaataaatttgatatttggaACGAAATCGATggaatagttttcaaaaaagaaaattttgagattAAGCCTTTTTACAACTGTTTTCACAATACAGATCAATAACGATAGCTAACTTCAGTAACTTTTAACAGCAAGCGCATTTTTCACATTGTCAAATATTGTTAGTTAGTTGTTATTTCTAGTGCAAAGAGCCATATTAGGCTATACCGCACTTCTCACGTGGTAAAAATAATGCGAAAGGGTAAAAATTGGTTTAACTCCTTGAGTAAAAACCTACGTCCCTGcgataaaatatatcatttttgcaACGAGTATCTCCAATTAAAAACTGTGAAGTTGGATATTCATGCTTGAAGTACAGTTGTCTAAGTTGTTTGAACTTAATACgcaacataaatatattttctctaggttgttttaattaacttttacagAAAACTGAATCAGTCTAAGATGTTTgtgaattaaattctaaaagaacgttaaaaaaattagaaaagttacctttatataaaattacactagaaactaaaaagatttaatctacattttaataaaatagcaaaaaatgggattttaatttttaaaataaaatctaactatttaataataaaaataataaacgttGTATAATGCTAGAGTTACGAGAAAAAGTCATTCATTTAACTCCACATCCATTAAACtcataaacttaaaacaaagtcattattttttatggctATATTATAGAGTCGGTCGTTAACTTTAACGATCAATTTAGCAGGAATACTAAATTGCTAAAGTGAAAATGTTACAATGccatgaagtaaaaattaatttaaaagaaaaatagatatgagctgaaaaattcagaaatctaaatttcatcatatttcagagcaaaatttaagaaataaattagaatttagaaattaattctattcaataaatattttgattatttactcTTAGTAGGAGTAGGGGGGAAATTGACAAGCAAACAATCAGAATTCATGATgttacaaatttgtaaatatatgcATAATATTGTGAATATTCTTGGGTTATGAGGCTAAATATCTCAGAAGGACTCTAAATAAACAGTTAGATTCGAAAATTTGCAAGAAAGTCTCGTAATTCTAAGGTaatttagagagaaaaataacgcctctttttttttttttttttttttttttttttttttgatggaagaTTTGGCTTGTTGATGTTTTTGTCGACTTGACAATAATCTTGGTGGTACTTAGCCAAAGAATATAGAAGGAAGAAGTTCAACTCTTCGAATGCGTAACTAACAAGAGGAACTGCTCGATTCCGAATGCTGTAACAGAAAAGCAACTTAAATTGCGATCAATATAATCAGATATAGCAAAGCATCATATGTACCAAGATTCAGCAAAGTGACAGTCAGGAGGTATGTCATCTGAGAACTGGTTGTTGGATAACTCTGAATTATGGTTAAGTATGCAGTCTCCCGCTAACCGCCATTTTATTCTGTCTTTTTATATCATATGTTAAAAGATTTAATCAACGCGGatgatataaatgtattctAAACGAAATATCTTAATGAATAGTACagtattgtttataaatagtgcaaaaatgcagaacaaaccaacaataaataaaaggagaatTTTTCATCTCCTCTCCAATCTTTCCCAACCCCAATAGTGGTGGGGAGGAGAGTAGGATGAAAATCcgtttcaaaaactttttctggTGAGCCCCTAAATGTTGCGTTTTCCTTTATATACATGACCACATCAAGCCTTGAAGGACCGGTTTACATTATGTCTATCGAAGCTAGCCTTCTTCCCcagtgaattttgtttttaacttagcGACCACTTTGGCAGCACAATGGTTGTTCTGGAAACTTCGAGTTTCAAAGCGAG
Above is a window of Parasteatoda tepidariorum isolate YZ-2023 chromosome 5, CAS_Ptep_4.0, whole genome shotgun sequence DNA encoding:
- the LOC107457020 gene encoding uncharacterized protein isoform X6; the protein is MTSPSTLKTREVMGLWKNFSQRFTFRLRTVSAGTKHVYQRSDAPLQIYVLSSLAKEPYTARRSLIPSDQFKYDVYAFQPWKRYVVPEGVKYVIMTVQKTPFTLDITGDSCQVTNEYDYRAHRDFKRKSYELPPPTPVHMLEEAPPVKRTRFCSSPPAKKTRSSPRRPLPPVFVQEAPTPMEPSTSSEKISCPLAPESMSTPCSSAPEPLQTPCPPPSPPPVPVEPLASSEQIFLVPTPLPPS